In Crassostrea angulata isolate pt1a10 chromosome 6, ASM2561291v2, whole genome shotgun sequence, a genomic segment contains:
- the LOC128187732 gene encoding N-terminal EF-hand calcium-binding protein 1-like, which yields MEKGKTIFLDIFRRADKNDDGAISWEEFVQFFADGVMGKEEMEKLFNDIDTHNTNNIDTGELCEYFSNHLGEMKEIYSLLEDLNNKVTNVLQSTAQTYPQKNRTDKFITRFLMRECINQLNAVQRPLESASDHMDEEARGDNTDIKPIEPRDVLPKPDVIPGRVGRRTKRQFSGQTQTSVEGSMTPSALTAQVDRLSDLLDRLEHGVNFKGFVDEDLNAVEEDQYLLQQRSVEVAKGKEDEFRSALRQYIEDTNGSPGALNVSVRFFKDSGLFTLYEVWESKDKEKQYREKKGFDSVFTDLLASGTTATSITFPKAWWLKK from the exons ATGGAAAAGGGAAAGACTATTTTTCTGGAT ATTTTTAGAAGAGCTGACAAGAATG ATGATGGAGCAATATCATGGGAAGAGTTTGTTCAGTTTTTTGCTGATGGAGTCATGGGGAAGGAAGAAATGGAGAAATTGTTCAATGATATCGACACCCACAACACAAA TAACATAGACACAGGAGAGCTGTGTGAGTACTTTAGCAATCACCTCGGCGAGATGAAGGAGATTTATTCCTTGCTCGAGGATCTTAACAACAAGGTCACCAATGTATTGCAGTCCACTGCCCAG ACTTACCCCCAGAAGAACAGAACAGACAAGTTCATTACCCGTTTCCTTATGAGGGAGTGTATAAATCAACTGAATGCAGTACAGCGTCCCCTTGAGTCTGCTTCAGATCACATGGATGAGGAAGCAAGAGGAGACAA CACAGACATCAAACCTATTGAGCCCCGCGATGTCCTTCCCAAGCCAGATGTTATCCCTGGTCGAGTTGGGCGTCGCACCAAGCGCCAGTTCAGCGGTCAGACCCAAACTTCTGTAGAGG GATCGATGACTCCCTCAGCACTAACTGCCCAAGTGGACAGACTGTCTGACCTGCTCGATCGATTGGAACACGGA GTCAACTTTAAGGGCTTTGTGGATGAGGATCTGAATGCTGTTGAAGAGGATCAG TACCTGCTCCAGCAGCGGAGTGTGGAGGTGGCCAAGGGGAAGGAGGACGAGTTCCGCTCCGCCCTCCGTCAGTACATTGAGGACACCAACGGCAGCCCAGGGGCACTCAA TGTCAGTGTTAGATTCTTTAAGGACTCAGGattgtttactttgtatgaaGTGTGGGAATCGAAGGACAAAGAGAAGCA GTACCGGGAGAAAAAGGGATTTGACTCAGTGTTCACGGATCTACTGGCATCAGGAACTACAGCAACCTCCATCACCTTCCCAA AGGCCTGGTGGTTGAAGAAATGA